Genomic segment of Cydia fagiglandana chromosome 16, ilCydFagi1.1, whole genome shotgun sequence:
CATTGAAGGCCGTTCTTACTTTATCTATTTTAGTGTATAATTTATAAAGGAGTGTTTCCACTTTCAGTTCCTCATCACAGAACTCGTCGCCCTCGACTCTGACTACCTCCACTCTCGGCCTCTAGAGGCCCTCAGGAGAACCGGTCTGCTGTACCGGAACTATATGTACGGCTTCGTCTTCAACCTCCTCGTTGTTGAGATCTTGAAAGGCCTAAGTGGAATGCCGAGGCCGGTGTTCTTTCAGCTCTGCAAACCGGATACTGCAGTTAATTGTACCACGtaagtttttaaaaattaacCCAATGGACTTTAATATTTCTATATTATTACAAGGTTTTATTTGTgacattttcaaccaaaaggtaccatttTGTCGGTTGGCGATAAGGTTTATTTCAAATTACAGCTATACGGAAACAGAGCCTTATTGACAACCAacaataagtacccttttgTTTGAGAATTACACATTTAagtcaaatcttggaagctaaatttgacccacttcccgatttccgattgagttgaaattttacataagtacatatgtatgtaaatcggatgacaatgcattATTATGATGACAAGGAGCTGAGCTGATGATGGAGGCCATGGGAACTTTGTGAAAAAACAACGCatactaattgtgtttggggttgctagaattatctcgatgagtattagttgcctgcggaaagaaaagtacaatcagcgattaaagaaatgaattttttgcTATTAACTTATTGGAGAACTTATGTcaatgtttcaaccgtaatattaaggcattacggtcgacatctatcgaCGCACTTGTGAATGCCACTGCACTTCTTAATTGGTAGGCACTACTTATCATATTGATGTTTTCTTTACAGGGGCGAGTACATTTCTACCTTCGAGTGCACGTCGTCCTACTCCTGGTGGAAGCAGTATGACTCATACCATAGCTTCCCATCTGGACACACGTCTATGTCGGTCTACTGTGGACTTTTTATCGCGGTATGTATCAGGGGCGAGTACATTATTACCTTTGAGAGCACGTCCTACTTCTGGTGGAAGCAGTGCTACTTCCCAATCCCATCGGGACACACGTCTTTCTCTGTCTATTGTAGACTTTTTATCGCGGTATGTATATAAACAGGGTCGAGTACATTATTAACTTTGAGAGCACGTCCTACTTCTGGTGGAAGCAATGCTACTTCCCACTTCCATCTGGACACACGTCTATGTCGGTCTACTGCGGACTCTTTATCGCGGTATGTATACAGAGTCGAGTACATTTGAGCCTTTGAGAGCAGGTCCTACTTCTGGTGGAAGCATTTCTACTTCCCACTCCCATCGGGACACACGTCTTTCTCCGtttaaaagtacctacaaataatttattgaacacCTCGATCAAGAATAACagcaaaaaaacataaaatatagaTAAAGCATAAATGGGAAATAGCAGGAGGTGTTTTTATAAGCGAACTCTTTCCAACAGCCTCGGAGTAACTGAGCTTTTGTGCAACCATCATTAAGCTTAATTTGAAAGTCTACAGACACACACTGGCGTGTTTTTAGCGTCAGCGTCttgtcagcgctatggaaaatggcgtcgctgcgcagtgcGGCTACGTTGCGTCCAGCAGCAACCATAAAGTtggctagacgccgacgctaggGAGACGCTAGTTTGGGGTGATCCTAAATGATGCACACCTACCGGTCTGTTTATTCTCTTACTTGTCTTCCAACAGTGGTACCTCCAACGCCGTGCGTTCTCCTGGTCTTCCCGGACGGTGCTCTTGGTCCCACTGGTCCAGATCTTCTGCATCGGTTACGCAGCTGTATGCTCCTTGTCTCGGATCACGGACCATAGGCATCATTGGTGGGATGTCGCTGCTGGGATGGTTGTTGGTGTGATCACACTTTTGTTTGCGGTAAGCATTCTTTCTGAGATTTTTTCCTCGCCTCAATAAGAATAGAAGTAGTTTTGAGGTAACTTCTAGTAGTTTTGAGGTTAATAATAGTTCTAGAAAATAGTAGCTCTTGTCAGTGTTATCTTCGTTAATGTATGATTTAAAATGGATTTTGAACCGTCCGTTTTTAGATCAAAGAGTTCGGCACATTGAAGTAGTTGGTTAATCAGCTAATGGAATACCTATAGACCTATAAAATAACAGCCATCATTAAAATACAAGGGAACCAACAATAAAACATGAGACAGGGAGAAATTTAGAATATTTAAATTGTTGTTAATAATAGGTAATGAAATCATTACCTACGTGCAAATAAAGTTTTGTTTGAAAACTCCCATACCATACACTGTATCTATCTAGGTAGGACATATCAATCACTCAATCAGGCGTTGTTTTGATCCTAGCCCTTCGTCCCTTGACCCAGTGGCTCGGATACATTGCGCAAGCCTGCGGTTAGGGCCCTATAGGGTCGTGATTGGACCCTTGACCTTTTTAACCGTAAATCTAGgacaattttttaataaatctacTGATGTACTTGatctgcttgataaaaaaatctatttgtCCACAGGTATTTCCTGTCAGCGATAACTTCGCACTAGTGAGAGTAGCGAGTGTTTCACAGACCCAGCATTCCAGCACAGACCTGCTTTATGTGACCGCAAGAAGACCTGTATCTTAATTTAATATGAAGTTAAGTGTAGGCTCAATTAAAGATTAACTACGTATGAAAATATTGCTATTTTTGAGATTATTCCGCAAAGAAAATAATTTGAAGAGAGctcttttttattataataataatatatgtagggGGACTCCTTTAGTCATTGGCCACTTCATAGTAATTGGTCACTTTATATTAATTGGCCACCCCGTAGTAATTGGCCACttcatagtaattggccaccaaTAAGACTTGTATTGTCTTGTTTCTTTGATttgttaagagtggccaattactattaGACGGGCCAATAACTAcctatagcagtcaccctacaTTTTTAGTACTGTATATTAGCGAATAAAGGTGACGTACAGATGTCAAGTGCGGCTACATTAAGGTGACAAATGTGacaatccatttccaacgacagctgcactactgttcattttactatgaaaattgacaataacaccgacgcgtttattaccagtagtgcagctgcgatcagaaatggaatgttaccattaggtacTGTTGCAGCGTCGTTGTtgacatccgaatgtcacctttagtaCCTATACGTACCCCCGAAGTATTAAGTAAATAAGCATCTCCAGTGGGAATGTCTGTAAGTAAATCATAATTTTTTGATTAGATATTTGAAGTacaagtataaataaaaattatataaattataaatatacttggtcaagcaaaaatTGTCgtttacctacttaaaaaagtTACAAAGACCTCAGTCCTTTTTACACAAATTTTCGTAAAAGAGATTTCAATGAAAAATGTGAGTAGATAAActaggtaagtatattaattatagTATATTAATTAGCTAATTTAAGGTTACACTTTATTCGAATTTTGTTAATTAAGTATGTTTAGGTACTGTGGAAATCTTAAAAGAAATTGACTTTAAAGCCTTTCTGGACCTTTTTAGGGTGATTGCTATATGACAGAcgttttattaaaaacctttagaataaaacagattaaacatacaaattataaactaaaataaacctaagaatAAATTGCTATATATAATTATTGGCCACCACATAGTAATTGGCCTTTCCTAAGAAGTCAGAAAGAAACAATCGAAAAGTAGTGTTATTGTTATGAGTGGTCAATTTCTATTTTAGTGGcgaatacctacatataccgGTCACCCTACTTTATACGTAAGTACCTGTTCAAATCTTCTACTTGTTAAGAgctgtataataaaaaaaccttaGTAAAATGTCCTAATCATAATTTCCAGATCGTTTTGGACCCAGAGggctaattaattaattaattaatttccgctacccaaaggttgtctggaagagatcgctttttagcgataagaccgcctgttgtttacctctgcctgtatttctgttttcttttgtattgtcttcttttattgaggtgtgcaataaagagtatttgtattgtattgtattgtaaaggATGATCGTAGACGGGGCCGTGTCCGGGTTTGATGCTTTCCATGGAAAAataagcgctggaagctccggcccggccccggcgcgGTTTACCGTGAGTCATCTCTAAGGCGtaattttatggctcctctacacgatgggccaacgctggccactccaagggacgcatttatgcgttagagcgcattctaccgcatggctgcgtcccttggagtggccggcgttggcccatcgtgtagaggagccattaaagtgAATGACGGAGAAAGATGTCAGCAATTTGCGAACCTTGATGTTCGCGGCAGGGGCCTCTTTTTTGTTATTGGAACTATTTTGTTACTTACTGTTAAGTTTATAAGTTAAATGGGTCGCAAAACTGTGTTcactttcctgtagacatacccaCCCAAAAGAGCATAATGAACAATTGTTAGCAGCTTGCGATGTGGGCATttaggtaatgattttatcatacttatcgccacttgcaccatcccactaacccggggttaaccggttaaacctggagctacCATACCAGTGCTATTGGACGCTGGGTTAAcggcttaaccggttaaccccgggttagtgggatggtgcaaggtgcaagtggcccttatccAAATAAAAGGACTACCTTTTCATGTGGATAAGAGTTATAATAAAGTTGACCTTTATAGCTACCATCTTTACAATAAGgacacacggggcccgtgcccaggggccccatcctcagggggccccgaaggacagacagtaacattttatttgattaggtacctacctacttataaaaaatagaagatcatcgtagaaaaatgttagtttaattcgctttctttcaAAAAAGGGCCCCTAAATTcatatgtgcccaagggccccagcatagtttaagacggccctgggctataaccgcgaaaatcgaagttcgcaaattgcgggcatttttctctgtcactctaattgtACCCTCATTGGAGTGagagagaaagatccccgcaatttgcgatttTTGGTTTTCGCGATAGCCCCCCTGTTCATAGCCTATTAACTTTTGGGAATGTCTACAGAAAAGACGTGAACACAGTTTTGTGTTTGACCTAAATATACAAACATATCATTAGATTAAGTAGGACGCGATTTTGgaatataaaatttattgaaataaatttatGAATCTGTAAAGAAATTACAAAATTCCAGTTACATATGAAAATTACAAGCGTTATTAAATATAATCAACTAATTTTGCGAAAAAAGaaacttttatttcactcctGCTTTGTGCCGAAACATAGTGATCATCAAAGTAATGGAAAAACatcaaaatacatatattaaactCCTTTGAGTTCATTCTACCATTAACCTCTACACAGGTATACAATATGATAACTAAGTACTTATTGATAAGGATCCTGTagccctagtgtaaatttcaataTCACCATCTCAGTGAGACCCTATTTATTATCGTAGGGCATAGATGCTATTCCAATCGTAACTCGAGCGAGAAGCGAGTCGATAAGGTGAGGTTGCCAGAGTTGAACGAGGGTCGGGCGGGCGCCGCCCGAATAATACCGGTTCCGAaagctcggaaccggtattttttaaaacccccgaaatagcccaatattttgaattattttatgctctttagaTAGGACTCAAT
This window contains:
- the LOC134671697 gene encoding phospholipid phosphatase 1-like isoform X2, whose translation is MVLESPLKTSIGEIKRISSTIRRHQSQRRDLESQSTSNSTEKKHSIWWNVFVDIPILAAVITVILLYESGIIPSYKSGFFCNDPSLSYTFNGDTVNDVVLVSTILLMPLTAFLITELVALDSDYLHSRPLEALRRTGLLYRNYMYGFVFNLLVVEILKGLSGMPRPVFFQLCKPDTAVNCTTGEYISTFECTSSYSWWKQYDSYHSFPSGHTSMSVYCGLFIAWYLQRRAFSWSSRTVLLVPLVQIFCIGYAAVCSLSRITDHRHHWWDVAAGMVVGVITLLFAVFPVSDNFALVRVASVSQTQHSSTDLLYVTARRPVS
- the LOC134671697 gene encoding phospholipid phosphatase 1-like isoform X3, whose amino-acid sequence is MDFRAYEMVPRRDLESQSTSNSTEKKHSIWWNVFVDIPILAAVITVILLYESGIIPSYKSGFFCNDPSLSYTFNGDTVNDVVLVSTILLMPLTAFLITELVALDSDYLHSRPLEALRRTGLLYRNYMYGFVFNLLVVEILKGLSGMPRPVFFQLCKPDTAVNCTTGEYISTFECTSSYSWWKQYDSYHSFPSGHTSMSVYCGLFIAWYLQRRAFSWSSRTVLLVPLVQIFCIGYAAVCSLSRITDHRHHWWDVAAGMVVGVITLLFAVFPVSDNFALVRVASVSQTQHSSTDLLYVTARRPVS
- the LOC134671697 gene encoding phospholipid phosphatase 1-like isoform X1, translating into MMRSLNCVSPNNFKITAPTESTEVFAIESSMAGSRRDLESQSTSNSTEKKHSIWWNVFVDIPILAAVITVILLYESGIIPSYKSGFFCNDPSLSYTFNGDTVNDVVLVSTILLMPLTAFLITELVALDSDYLHSRPLEALRRTGLLYRNYMYGFVFNLLVVEILKGLSGMPRPVFFQLCKPDTAVNCTTGEYISTFECTSSYSWWKQYDSYHSFPSGHTSMSVYCGLFIAWYLQRRAFSWSSRTVLLVPLVQIFCIGYAAVCSLSRITDHRHHWWDVAAGMVVGVITLLFAVFPVSDNFALVRVASVSQTQHSSTDLLYVTARRPVS